The stretch of DNA tactaaaataaatttttaagactgTTGTCAATGCTCAAACGCAAAAGAGTCACTCTTCACGtgagaatttttaaggaaaaaaaaacgggagAAAAAGACTTTAATTGGAATAACTTGGGAATAACaatgaaatgcaaattgaTGGAAACACTAGatgcaaataatttaattctagGACACCTTATAGTCACTGAATTTCTTGTATAACGTATCATCTTTTGTgttcaaatgttttttttttcggtggagTCGACGAAAGAAATCTTTCCAACGTTttacgtacatacataataagaATTCATGTATGAAAAAACCGTGTGTTTCTTTTTGAATATAgttaacacaaaaaaacaagaaatgaCATAAAAATGTGCGAAGGGGTCTGTgcataaaaatacaattcGACGCAAAACATTGCACCACTTGTACGATAAAAagacgaaataaaaaaaacgttcgatttactttgtaaaagaaaatatttacaattttgattAACATTTAACGATTTATTGAATCTGATCGGTCATTTTTAGATCGGACAAGAGAGATACTCAGATTGAATCTGAcggaaattttatgtttttgatgctgtaggataaatccttccgattgcgtcagccaagggacggtaggtcaacccaaacacatcctttcaattttaggggccatttatttattttatttagatttattgaaagcaatatgaattttttttattttacagataattaaaaaaaaagtatgaagCTGTATTAGTTTGCGCAATGAGAAAAGGATCATTTTAGATTAAACTGAAATTTTTGGATTACATCCTTTAAGGCATACCGAACTAAATGAACTCTGTAatataaagaagattttctaaatttttaaaattctttattttcgaattttcttctcttttagaTTTGTTCATAGATGAACGAATATATCTTTCTAGACAACACAGTTTAATACATAAATCAAATACAATGTATACCTATAGTAGGTAATACGGAAGTGTTATATGTAGAGCAGTTAGTCAGTCAGTGATTGATTCTGGCGACAATCAACAGTGCAGTATTGAGGTCAAACCTTACAATACAACACAACTAATATACTGCATACATTGTctcagaaataaattattaattcttggAAGTTCAGAGTgggaatttccaaaaaaatacataaaaaaacatgaacactgttttctcagaaaatttcaccaaaaaataAAGACTGCAAGATAAAGgagttttgttgaaaaaaaatatgaagaaacaaCAGCCACacaatatttaaattacttGAACGAGTTTCCAGAAAGTTTTGGATTGCCCAAAATGAATTCAAGACACCATAGTTAAACGGATAACAGTCCTGTTGCTCTACTACgcggaaaaaatatataaaatctcGAAGATTCTATGGTATGAGCATAAAATTGACCCTAACTGTGATTTTGGCcgtttttttatgaaatctaatttaaagaaagcaatttttaattttttttttaactccttCAGACTGTCTCAAAAATGGAGATTGGCAACATGCCTCCAATATATTTAAATACCatttcattccatttttttacattccaagaaaaaaagctccagatTGAGCTTTCCAGTTACTGGTTTACATACATCTTCATTTGAAACTTGATAGACATTGCCAGAGCTTAATTTGCTTAAATAACCGtcatttaaatgatttctttggaaaaaaaatctgttttatgAATAGtaagaagcaaagaaaaacgGTTGGTgggtaataaaaatttatcaggGAAGCGAAAGACAGCATTTTAATTCTGTGTTCATGCTATATAATACACACATATAGTCGGAAGTCGCAATATATTTACGGAgagggagaaaattttcttgaatggaTCGAATGGATTCTCTGtaaatggatttatttttccacaaaatgatTATAAATAATGGAGAAACTTTGAGATGACTTTGAGGTAGGTAtatgctaaaaaaattatatacattcaagaagaacaaaaacaaaattattctcactTGCAAATTCTAACAAAAGGATTTCTCTTCAGTTCATCCGTTTCTTTTTGTttcacttttaaaattcttcaatctcTTCTTTACCATTTTCGAGattgaaaagaatgaaaaataaaagtttcgtATACAAGTTAAGTATTGGGAGGAAACTTTCCACAGTGTGCTgatgaaaattgtggaaaaattccaataaaagaGATCACCCCAGTTTAAAAGCTATATTATGGTGCTAAAGGAAGGGCAGAGGAGGGGCCTCACTGTCTTGgcaaaatttccacaatttattCGACGGCCTACATACCCGCAGTATGGAAAAGCTAATTTGGTAAGCAATTCAGTCAGTCATTGAGTCAGAAAAGTGTCGTCTCCGTTTTCCTTAGAGACAAATCTTAATGATTTACCCACTGAATAtttcaatgtgattttttattctaatttatttcaacTTCCGCCTCAACTGCTCGTCAGAACGTTGTTAGTCATATATAGCACAAATTTATTGTACAATAGGTATATGAGAAAAAGACACTTTCTGGCGACGCATGATTTAAGCAAATGTAcataaaagtttcatttcaaATCCTGACGTAATATTCAAGTTAATTCTAAAGATCTAGACACTAAGACTACTGTTCTCActaataaattagttttcctttttttaaggCTACCATTTTGTaacgttaaaaagaaaatggagtAAATCGATTTGAAATTGTTGCACAAGTTTAGctcttaatttgttttatgtattttaacataaaatcttccgttaaaaaatcgattttagtaagatttcaattaaattgggatgaaaattatgcaatttgcTACTCGTAGTGATCATTCATCCCTTTTTACCGTATAAAAAttgttcatttaaaatttttgtataagaTATTTCCGTTTATACCGTTTTTGAAATCAAAATGGCTTCCGctattttgcacatttacttTTTGTGGTGATGCACCCTGTGCAGATTCGGTATGATTCGGTTCGGTATGATTCGGAAGATGTCAGATGAGAGATGTCATGTGTAATGGTGATAGAGTGGAATAAATGTGTAAAATAAAAGTGGTCTTTAATTAATCAGCACAATTGGCGACGGaggaaaatcaaggaaaaaggTAAGCAGTACGAAAATTaagtgagaaaatgaaaaagcacgtgtggaaaaaaagatatgaaaattttgtgcaaCCATGTGCGgaaaagtgaggttaggttATTCAACcagcatgaaaaattaattttagtggtatttttaatgtaaattctaACTCCTGACCCCCTAGAAAAGGATCAGGAGTGATAATTAATtgtgaattaaagaaaaaaatacagaaatataaaaattttgacaattttgtgCACCACGGAAAGTTTCCGGAAAGCTTGTAAGATCACAAGCTGGGCAAACAGAATGCACAAAATTGGCAGGGTTCTGTGGGAATGAACTAAAATGATACTGCcagatagagagagaaagtttaaaaaggcaggattcattagaaaaatgaatgaaaatgagactgccagaagttgagaaaattagCAACAGGATTCATGAAAGAATGAATGGAAATGAGACTGTTGGTAGAGAAATTAAGCGATAGGAGTCATgaaagaatgaatgaaaatggaaCTATCAATactaagaaaatgaaagaaagattgaaaattaagtGATAGGATTCATGaaagaatgaatgaaatgagactatcaagaaaatgaattgaaagaaaaagcaataagtagggaagaaattaatgattttcttctcttcttttacaGAAATTGACAAAGAAAAGATCATGGATCATGGGAATCAATACAATGTACCGCCATTCAAACGGTCATTGTTGTCCCCAAATGAGAATCGGAAGAATTGGGAGACGTTCAAGAGGGGATTCCTCAGTGTTGCACTGGCAACAGCAGAGACAGATAAGAAGAAACTAAAAGGTGAGTTTAAAGAAAGGCCTATGAGCCGAACAAATGTTATAAGAATGACTATTATTTAAGGGATGCTGCTTGCGTATGGTGGTCCAGACCTACGAGAGGTATTCTACCAAATCCCGGGTGCAGATATACCCGGAGATGACGATAATGATCCGTACAAAATTGCGTTGAAAAAGCTGGATGAGCATTTTGCACCAAAGAGACACGATTCCTATGAGAGGCAAATGTTTTGGTCTCTCATGCCAGAACCAGAAGAATCATTGGAACAGGTGATTCTGAGGGCAATGCATCAAGCCGAGAAGTGTGTCTTTGAATCGGAGAAGTGCGACGCAAAAACCAGCGCAAAGATAGACAAGATCATAATGTTGTGTCCGGAAGAGTTGAAGCAGAAAATCATGGCTAAACCGAATTATGATTTGGATGTGTTGCTTCAGTATATACACGCATACCAAGCAGCTAAAGCTCAAGCAAAGGAAATGAGCAAACAGTCGAGTACGATTGGTGAAGGTTCAGGCTCGAATCTGGAGAAGAGTGACCTCAATGCGGTACAAGAGAAGAAACAGAAGTATGGAGGGAGACCGAAAGCTCAGGCAGGGCATTTCACCACAAAAGATGAATGTTCTCGTTGTGGTAGATCCGGGCACACGGCGAAAGATCCAAATTGCCCAGCCATGGAGAAAACTTGTGCCAAATGTAACATCAAAGGGCATTTTGCAAGGAAATGTCGCACTCGACGAGCACAAAACCTCAAACGGTCAAATGCAGAAGACGCATCAACTCCCAAATCGAAGATTGCAAAAGTGAATCATGTGAGTGAAGAGAATGATTCAGAAGAGGAGGAAGGAAACGATGGATTTATATTCAATGTGGGGGATGGTGATGAATACATCTGGTGCAAGGTTGGTGGCATTTTGATTGAGATGCTAATTGATTCCGGTTCCACTCACAACATTATTGGAGAGAACACGTGGAAGTACTTGAAGAAGAGTGGGATATTTGCCCAGAATATGACGAAATCTGTCACCAAACAGCTGAAGGCATATGCACAGTCGAGTCCCTTGGAAATTCTGGGATCGTTTGAAGCAGAAGTAGTGATTCAGGATGTTAATCGGGAGTTAAAAAGCACGGCGACATTTTATGTTGTTAAAGGGGGATCTCAGCCACTCTTGGGCAAGGCAACAGCCAAGGCCTTGGGAGTTTTGATGTTGGGATTGCCAAGTAAGCAACATAGTGGTATTTGCGCTGTGCAAGCTCAACAGGGATCCAAACCATTTCCCAAAATCCGTGGAATTAGTCTGATGATTCCCATTGATGAAGATGTCACGCCAGTAAATCAACATGCAAGACGGCCACCCATCGCTCTTCTCAGTAAAGTTGAGGAGAAGTTAGATGAATTGCTGAAGGCGGATATAATTGAGCCAGTGGAGGGTCCCAGTGATTGGGTGTCTCCTGTGGTGGTACTCCCCAAGGATAATGGTGACATTCGATTGTGCATCGACATGAGACAAGCCAACAAAGCTGTGAGGCGCGAGAACCACATCATGCCGacatttgaggattttttgcCTCAATTGACGAAGGCAAAATTTTTCTCGAGGCTTGATGTGAAGAATGCATTCCATCAGATAGAGTTGAATCCTGCTTGCAGAAAGATTACAACATTCATCACCCACAAGGGAATGTTCAGGTATGAAGAGTAATATTAAATAATGGACAagagattaataaaaatttgaggaaTATTTATGAGTTGTTATTTATTTGTGAGACAGGTACAAAAGATTGATGTTTGGCATATCTTGTGCCCCGGAGATCTTCCAAAAGACGATGGAGCAAATATTGTCAGGATGTAGTAACACCCTGAATTATATTGATGACATCGTTGTCTTTGGGTCGTCGGAGGAGGAACATGATAAATCCCTACAGGAGGTTCTAAAAACACTAAAGGAACATGGAGTACTGTTGAATCAGGAGAAATGTGTTTTTAAGGTGCGCCAGTTGGAATTTTTGGGACACCAATTGTCTGAGAAGGGGATAAATCCTACTGAGAGCAAAGTTGAGGCGATTCGGAAGTTTCGATCTCCAAAGTCCAAGGAAGAACTGCGAAGCTTTCTCGGGTTGGTAACATATGTGAGTCGGTTCCTACCAGATTGCTCTACTGTCACACACACTCTGAGATTATTGCTCAATAAGGATACCTTATTTGAGTGGAAGGAGATCCACGAGAAGGCATTTCAAGCTGTGAAGGAGATGATGAGCAATGCGGAAACTCTCAGTTACTTTGACAATACATTGCTCACCAGGGTTATCGCGGACGCTTCTCCAGTTGCTCTTGGTGCTGTTTTGATACAAATTGACAGCAGCAATGAGgataaaatacatattattGCTTACGCTAGCAAAAGTTTGTCGGATACAGAGCGGCGATATTGTCAGACTGAGCGTGAAGCATTGGCATTGGTGTGGGCAGTTGAAAAATTCAGTGTCTATTTGATTGGACGAGTGTTTGAACTGGTTACAGATCACAAACCACttgagattattttcaaaCCGACCACCAAACCCTGTGCGAGAATTGAAAGGTGGCTTCTAAGGCTGCAATCCTTCAGGTTCAAAGTAATCTACAAGAAAGGATCCATGAACATTGCTGATTCTCTTTCACGGTTGACGGAAAGCAGGGATTCGAAAGGGTTTGATAAGGAggataaattctttatcagAGCAGTCATTGAATCAGCAGCCATTGACATTTCGGAGATTGAGGAAGCTTCCAGGAATGACACGGAGTTCCATGTGGTACGTCAGTGTTTGGAAACGGATCAATGGCACGCGCCTGAAGTGAAATTGTACCAACATTTCAAGATGGAACTCAGCTGCATCGGAGATATTCTCATCAGAGGAACAAAAGTTGTGGTACCTACCTCTTTGAGGCAACGTATGCTGCAACTTGCTCACGAAGGACATCCAGGAGAAACCACGATGAAACGCCGATTGAGAGATAGAGTGTGGTGGCCTGGAATGGACACAGAGGTAACTAAGTTTGTGAGGAGCTGCAAAGGATGTCAGTTGGTGTCTACTCCGTCCAAACCGGAACCGATGGTACGCAGGCAGCTTCCACAAGGACCCTGGATTGATATAGCAGTAGATTTCATGGGACCTCTACCTACTGGAGAATATCTGTTCGTCATTGTCGACTACTTCAGTCGTTATAAAGAAGTAGAAGTTATGATGAAGATTACTGCTAAGGAAACAATCAGGCGGTTGGAGAGAATTTTCGTGAGAATGGGTTACCCTAGAACAATAACGCTGGACAATGCCAAACAATTCCTCAGTGAAGAGTTTGAGACCTTCTGCAAACAGCGAGCTATCACCGTGAACAGAACGATACCTTACTGGCCACAGCAGAATGGGGAAGTGGAACGCCAAAATAGATCGTTGGTGAAGCGCTTAAAAATCAGTCAGGCATTGAAACGTGATTGGAAGAGTGATTTGCAAGAATATCTTCTAATGTATTATACGACGCCTCATGCTACTACCGGAAAAACCCCAACAGAACTCTGTTTTGGACGTACCATTCGGGGTAAGATTCCTGCATTGAGTGATGTCTCTACAATGCCTCCCAGCTCTGACTTCAGAGACCAAGATCgaatttcaaaaggaaaaggaaaggAAAGGGAGGACAAAAAGAGAGGTGCGAGGCCAGCGGAGCTTGAGTTGGGAGATCGCGTACTCATGAGAAACCTGCTTGGAGAAAAGGAGGGATGTGGTGATGCACCCTGTGCAGATTCGGTATGATTCGGTTCGGTATGATTCGGAAGATGTCAGATGAGAGATGTCATGTGTAATGGTGATAGAGTGGAATAAATGTGTAAAATAAAAGTGGTCTTTAATTAATCAGCACActtttcaagaaaacttttctcaaattatatgattaaaaggattgaaagattttatgaaaaggaaaaatgtcaTTAAAGGATCTTACCTATATATCAATTTGATATGGATCGTTTGTCTAAAAAATCGTCTTAATGTGATATTCGTTATCATTTAAaagtaggtaggtatatgttggttatttattttatcatcttCCTTAAGGTCTTATGTAGTACGACGCGCGAAGAGTGTGTGATCAATACACAAACAATGTATTATTTATTATGATATCCCGCATAGCGATATCAGAGAGTGTATATCGACTGTAGgctatatgtatattattgaGATACACTCtctggattttctttataccCCAACCCAACGAGCATTACAAATGTGTATAGAAAATGATCAATGAAAGGCAAAAACAGAAGCGCAGAGAGACTCGATTCGGGGATGCATATATAAGCAATTGGTAGTCACCGAAAAGACTCAGTGTACGTTTTAGTCACCTCTGGGGATTGTGAGACTAAAGAGCAGTCGGTTATATCGTATCACAGGATATCACTTTATTGATCCACATTATTTTCACTTGAGTTATCGTGGCGTTTtagttcaagaaaattaattgatcttTGAGCTAATTcttcatagtttttttttgctttaaaaaatcacattttttgagctttgcaaattttcaccaatttaaatttttaaaaaaaaaggacaatTACAATAGTTTCTTGTGACAATGGCCGCCGGTATAGTGCTAACACTTATCCTGCTCTTTGTAACATTAATTGTGAGCTACATCCGGGTTCTTATGGAGTGGCGTCGTAAAGTGTACATCACATCCGTGCCATTTacgaagaataaaaatcgtcAGTCTACAGATCACCTTTCGGTGGAGCCCGTGGTTAAAGAATACGATCAAGCTCCGGGTCCAGCACCATGGCCAATCCTTGGAAATCTTGCACTTCTGGGACAACATGAAAATCCCTTCCAAGCTTTCACGGAGCTCAGCTACAAATATGGTGATGCATATAGTCTCACATTGGGTACAACAAGATGTTTCGTCGCAAACAATCTCGAACTC from Lutzomyia longipalpis isolate SR_M1_2022 chromosome 1, ASM2433408v1 encodes:
- the LOC129792962 gene encoding uncharacterized protein K02A2.6-like, with the translated sequence MDHGNQYNVPPFKRSLLSPNENRKNWETFKRGFLSVALATAETDKKKLKGMLLAYGGPDLREVFYQIPGADIPGDDDNDPYKIALKKLDEHFAPKRHDSYERQMFWSLMPEPEESLEQVILRAMHQAEKCVFESEKCDAKTSAKIDKIIMLCPEELKQKIMAKPNYDLDVLLQYIHAYQAAKAQAKEMSKQSSTIGEGSGSNLEKSDLNAVQEKKQKYGGRPKAQAGHFTTKDECSRCGRSGHTAKDPNCPAMEKTCAKCNIKGHFARKCRTRRAQNLKRSNAEDASTPKSKIAKVNHVSEENDSEEEEGNDGFIFNVGDGDEYIWCKVGGILIEMLIDSGSTHNIIGENTWKYLKKSGIFAQNMTKSVTKQLKAYAQSSPLEILGSFEAEVVIQDVNRELKSTATFYVVKGGSQPLLGKATAKALGVLMLGLPSKQHSGICAVQAQQGSKPFPKIRGISLMIPIDEDVTPVNQHARRPPIALLSKVEEKLDELLKADIIEPVEGPSDWVSPVVVLPKDNGDIRLCIDMRQANKAVRRENHIMPTFEDFLPQLTKAKFFSRLDVKNAFHQIELNPACRKITTFITHKGMFRYKRLMFGISCAPEIFQKTMEQILSGCSNTLNYIDDIVVFGSSEEEHDKSLQEVLKTLKEHGVLLNQEKCVFKVRQLEFLGHQLSEKGINPTESKVEAIRKFRSPKSKEELRSFLGLVTYVSRFLPDCSTVTHTLRLLLNKDTLFEWKEIHEKAFQAVKEMMSNAETLSYFDNTLLTRVIADASPVALGAVLIQIDSSNEDKIHIIAYASKSLSDTERRYCQTEREALALVWAVEKFSVYLIGRVFELVTDHKPLEIIFKPTTKPCARIERWLLRLQSFRFKVIYKKGSMNIADSLSRLTESRDSKGFDKEDKFFIRAVIESAAIDISEIEEASRNDTEFHVVRQCLETDQWHAPEVKLYQHFKMELSCIGDILIRGTKVVVPTSLRQRMLQLAHEGHPGETTMKRRLRDRVWWPGMDTEVTKFVRSCKGCQLVSTPSKPEPMVRRQLPQGPWIDIAVDFMGPLPTGEYLFVIVDYFSRYKEVEVMMKITAKETIRRLERIFVRMGYPRTITLDNAKQFLSEEFETFCKQRAITVNRTIPYWPQQNGEVERQNRSLVKRLKISQALKRDWKSDLQEYLLMYYTTPHATTGKTPTELCFGRTIRGKIPALSDVSTMPPSSDFRDQDRISKGKGKEREDKKRGARPAELELGDRVLMRNLLGEKEGCGDAPCADSV